One genomic region from Paroceanicella profunda encodes:
- a CDS encoding PRC-barrel domain-containing protein — protein sequence MLLSYRDLTRCALLTTDGSRESVEDLYFDGSRWTLTHIVADTGSWLESRRTVIGVGLAGSPDLETLEWPVRVSQEQIRSAPRPESFPAEERSAEEWGLFDLDAMPPILIGPMGETYSPLMLEAQLQHWANDETEESESRKALPERPSAALIRSTNALLGHEISATDGEIGTISDVLVDVDGLKLRHIVIDTGNWLPGRQVVLPVERIDAFDWAGGRTVVTIDREGVKNSPPLEGLPDLDNRWDRSVLTYYGLGI from the coding sequence ATGCTTCTGAGCTATCGTGATCTCACCCGCTGCGCGCTGCTGACCACCGACGGCAGCCGCGAGTCTGTCGAGGATCTCTATTTCGACGGCAGCCGCTGGACCCTCACCCATATCGTCGCCGACACCGGCTCCTGGCTGGAGAGCCGCCGCACGGTGATCGGCGTCGGCCTCGCCGGCAGCCCGGACCTCGAGACCCTGGAATGGCCGGTCCGCGTGAGCCAGGAGCAGATCCGCTCCGCCCCGCGCCCGGAGAGTTTCCCCGCCGAGGAGCGTTCCGCCGAGGAATGGGGCCTGTTCGACCTCGACGCCATGCCCCCCATCCTCATCGGCCCGATGGGCGAGACCTACTCGCCGCTGATGCTGGAGGCCCAGCTCCAGCACTGGGCGAATGACGAGACGGAAGAGAGCGAGTCGCGCAAGGCGCTGCCAGAGCGCCCCTCCGCCGCGCTCATCCGCTCCACCAACGCCCTGCTGGGCCACGAAATCTCGGCAACGGACGGCGAGATCGGCACCATCTCCGACGTGCTCGTCGACGTGGACGGGCTGAAGCTGCGCCACATCGTGATCGACACCGGCAACTGGCTGCCCGGCCGTCAGGTGGTCCTGCCGGTCGAGCGCATCGACGCCTTCGACTGGGCCGGCGGGCGCACCGTGGTGACCATCGACCGCGAGGGCGTGAAGAACAGCCCGCCGCTGGAGGGCCTGCCCGACCTGGACAACCGCTGGGACCGCTCGGTGCTCACCTACTACGGCCTCGGCATCTGA
- a CDS encoding enoyl-CoA hydratase/isomerase family protein: protein MTDDIHIRTEGAVGRITLTRPQALNALSHQMALAIEAALDAWAHDDAIAMVLCDAEGERAFCAGGDIGHVRAKGVKGNYDAGRRFWADEYRMNAKLARFPKPYVALMHGFVMGGGVGISTHGSHRVVTDSTRLAMPECGIGLIPDVGGSLILGRAPGRIGEYLGLTGTRIGAADAIFAGFADVYVPEAELPALTRALVEEPEPGAVLRRFAATPPGGVLAGLQADIDHAFSGELSRLPGALSGEAEWQVAALKALRHGCPLSIACTLELVRAARADPMIEHCLAREYRFTWRCMDQGEFMEGVRAAIVDKDRNPHWRLAPLEAVTPEHVAALLAHLGADELSF, encoded by the coding sequence ATGACCGACGACATCCACATCCGCACCGAAGGCGCCGTGGGGCGCATCACCCTCACCCGGCCGCAGGCGCTGAACGCGCTCTCCCACCAGATGGCGCTGGCGATCGAGGCCGCACTCGACGCCTGGGCGCATGACGATGCCATCGCCATGGTGCTGTGCGACGCTGAAGGCGAGCGCGCCTTCTGCGCGGGTGGCGACATCGGCCATGTGCGCGCGAAAGGGGTGAAGGGCAATTACGACGCCGGCCGCCGCTTCTGGGCCGACGAATACCGGATGAACGCGAAGCTCGCCCGCTTCCCCAAGCCCTACGTGGCGCTGATGCACGGCTTCGTGATGGGCGGCGGCGTGGGCATCTCCACCCATGGCTCGCACCGGGTGGTGACCGACAGCACCAGGCTCGCGATGCCGGAATGTGGCATCGGGCTGATCCCGGACGTGGGCGGCAGCCTGATCCTGGGCCGCGCGCCGGGGCGCATCGGGGAATATCTCGGCCTCACCGGCACGCGCATCGGGGCGGCGGACGCGATCTTCGCCGGCTTCGCCGACGTGTACGTGCCCGAGGCGGAGCTGCCCGCCCTCACCCGGGCGTTGGTGGAGGAGCCGGAGCCGGGCGCCGTGCTGCGCCGCTTCGCCGCCACGCCGCCCGGCGGCGTGCTGGCCGGGCTGCAGGCGGATATCGACCACGCGTTCTCGGGGGAGCTGTCGCGCCTGCCCGGCGCGCTTTCGGGCGAGGCGGAGTGGCAGGTGGCGGCGCTGAAGGCGCTGCGCCACGGCTGCCCGCTCTCCATCGCCTGCACGCTGGAGCTGGTGCGCGCGGCGCGGGCGGACCCGATGATCGAGCATTGCCTGGCGCGCGAGTACCGCTTCACCTGGCGCTGCATGGACCAGGGCGAGTTCATGGAAGGCGTGCGCGCCGCGATCGTGGACAAGGACCGCAACCCGCACTGGCGCCTCGCGCCGCTGGAGGCGGTGACACCGGAACACGTGGCCGCCCTGCTCGCACATCTGGGCGCGGACGAACTGAGTTTCTGA
- a CDS encoding CoA-acylating methylmalonate-semialdehyde dehydrogenase: protein MELTHFINGKHVKGTSGRFADVYNPATGEVQAQTPLASAAELAAAVEGAKAAQPKWAATNPQRRARVLMEFVRLLHRDMDKLAEALSREHGKTLPDAKGDVIRGLEVAEFCIGAPHLLKGEYTDGAGPGIDMYSMRQPLGVVAGITPFNFPAMIPMWKFCPAIACGNAFILKPSERDPSVPLMLAELMLEGGLPEGILQVVNGDKEAVDAILDHPDVEAVGFVGSTPIAAYIYARGCENGKRVQCFGGAKNHMIVMPDADLDQAADALIGAGYGAAGERCMAISVAVPVGEATADALIERLIPRIEKLKVGPYTAGNDVDYGPVVTSAARDKILGLIGSGVEQGAELVVDGRDFSLQGYENGFFVGPCLFDKATKDMDIYRQEIFGPVLTTVRAKTYEEALGLAMDHEYGNGTAIFTRDGDTARDFASRINIGMVGVNVPIPVPLAYHTFGGWKKSAFGDLNQHGPDAFRFYTRTKTVTARWPSGTKEGAEFSIPTMG, encoded by the coding sequence ATGGAACTCACCCATTTCATCAACGGCAAGCACGTGAAGGGCACCTCGGGGCGCTTCGCGGATGTCTACAACCCCGCCACCGGCGAGGTGCAGGCACAGACGCCGCTTGCCTCCGCCGCCGAGCTCGCCGCCGCCGTGGAGGGTGCGAAGGCCGCCCAGCCGAAATGGGCCGCCACCAACCCCCAGCGCCGCGCCCGCGTGCTGATGGAGTTCGTGCGCCTGCTGCACCGGGACATGGACAAGCTGGCCGAGGCCCTCTCGCGCGAGCATGGCAAGACCCTGCCGGACGCGAAGGGTGACGTGATCCGCGGCCTGGAAGTGGCGGAGTTCTGCATCGGCGCGCCGCACCTGCTGAAGGGCGAGTATACCGACGGCGCCGGCCCCGGCATCGACATGTATTCCATGCGCCAGCCGCTGGGCGTGGTGGCGGGCATCACGCCGTTCAACTTCCCCGCCATGATCCCGATGTGGAAGTTCTGCCCGGCCATCGCCTGCGGCAACGCCTTCATCCTCAAGCCCTCGGAGCGTGACCCCTCCGTGCCGCTGATGCTGGCCGAGCTGATGCTGGAGGGCGGCCTGCCCGAGGGCATCCTGCAGGTGGTCAACGGCGACAAGGAGGCGGTGGACGCCATCCTCGACCATCCGGACGTCGAGGCGGTGGGCTTCGTCGGCTCCACCCCGATCGCCGCCTACATCTACGCCCGCGGCTGCGAGAACGGCAAGCGCGTGCAGTGCTTCGGCGGCGCGAAGAACCACATGATCGTGATGCCGGACGCCGACCTCGACCAGGCCGCCGACGCGCTGATCGGCGCGGGCTACGGCGCCGCCGGCGAGCGCTGCATGGCGATCTCCGTCGCGGTGCCGGTGGGCGAGGCCACGGCCGACGCGCTGATCGAGCGGCTGATCCCGCGCATCGAGAAGCTGAAGGTGGGCCCCTACACCGCCGGCAACGACGTGGACTACGGCCCCGTCGTCACCTCCGCCGCGCGTGACAAGATCCTCGGCCTCATCGGCTCGGGCGTGGAACAGGGCGCGGAGCTGGTGGTCGACGGCCGCGACTTCAGCCTGCAGGGCTACGAGAACGGCTTCTTCGTCGGCCCCTGCCTGTTCGACAAGGCGACGAAGGACATGGACATCTACCGCCAGGAGATCTTCGGCCCGGTCCTCACCACGGTCCGCGCGAAGACCTACGAGGAAGCCCTCGGCCTCGCCATGGACCACGAATACGGCAACGGCACCGCCATCTTCACCCGCGACGGCGACACGGCGCGCGACTTCGCCAGCCGCATCAACATCGGCATGGTGGGCGTGAACGTGCCGATCCCGGTGCCGCTGGCCTACCACACCTTCGGCGGCTGGAAGAAATCCGCCTTCGGCGACCTCAACCAGCACGGGCCGGACGCCTTCCGCTTCTACACCCGCACCAAGACGGTCACCGCCCGCTGGCCCTCGGGCACCAAGGAAGGCGCGGAATTCTCCATCCCCACCATGGGCTGA
- a CDS encoding carboxymuconolactone decarboxylase family protein, with amino-acid sequence MTPRLDYFATAPDLIKPLVAAETRLAQSGLDQKLAELVRLRVSQINGCAFCIHMHTHAARRLGESEERMHLVAGWHDSPLFSPRERAALAWAEALTHVSATHAPDADYAALAAAFSPQEQVALTAVIGLINAWNRIAIGFGAVHPVPAVAAG; translated from the coding sequence ATGACCCCCCGCCTGGACTACTTCGCCACCGCCCCCGACCTCATCAAGCCGCTCGTTGCCGCGGAAACCCGCCTCGCGCAGAGCGGGCTGGACCAGAAGCTGGCCGAACTGGTGCGCCTGCGCGTGTCGCAGATCAACGGCTGCGCCTTCTGCATCCACATGCACACCCATGCCGCGCGGCGCCTCGGCGAGAGCGAGGAGCGGATGCATCTCGTGGCCGGCTGGCATGATTCGCCGCTGTTTTCGCCCCGCGAGCGCGCGGCGCTGGCCTGGGCGGAGGCGCTCACCCATGTCTCGGCCACCCATGCGCCGGACGCGGACTACGCGGCGTTGGCCGCCGCGTTCAGCCCGCAGGAGCAGGTGGCGCTCACCGCCGTCATCGGGTTGATCAACGCCTGGAACCGGATCGCGATCGGCTTTGGCGCCGTGCACCCGGTCCCTGCCGTCGCGGCGGGCTGA
- a CDS encoding 5-methyltetrahydropteroyltriglutamate--homocysteine S-methyltransferase, which produces MTEATAPFRADHVGSLLRADSVKAARHRFYDEKSIAPEELAEIEDEAIRDVIRMQEDAGLPVVTDGEMRRSFWHYDFMGGLEGFELEERDEGVQFAGVKLRPIFPTIREKLDFPDDHPMLEHFRFVAANTKVQPKISIPGPSCCHFRTAPADILPEEYKDPEALFADLAKTYAKAVKAFYEAGCRYLQMDDIFFAYLCDPKHRADKAALGQDPDWLIGKYAWMMHEAIKDRPADMKIGMHMCRGNFKSTHAAEGAYDLAADAIFNQTGVDIYFMEYDDERSGGLEPLRLLPKGPKRVMPGFITTKRGALETVDALRRRFDEVAKVADLDQFGIAPQCGFSSTEEGNAITPDDQRRKLDLVVETAEKIWGGVAA; this is translated from the coding sequence ATGACCGAAGCAACCGCCCCGTTCCGCGCCGACCATGTCGGCTCCCTCTTGCGCGCCGACAGCGTGAAGGCGGCCCGTCACAGGTTCTACGACGAGAAGAGCATCGCGCCCGAGGAACTGGCCGAGATCGAGGACGAGGCGATCCGCGACGTGATCCGCATGCAGGAGGACGCGGGCCTGCCCGTGGTCACCGACGGCGAGATGCGCCGCTCCTTCTGGCACTACGACTTCATGGGCGGGCTGGAAGGCTTCGAGCTGGAGGAACGCGACGAGGGCGTGCAGTTCGCCGGGGTGAAGCTGCGCCCGATCTTCCCCACCATCCGCGAGAAACTCGACTTTCCCGACGACCACCCGATGCTGGAGCATTTCAGGTTCGTGGCCGCGAACACGAAAGTGCAGCCGAAGATCTCCATCCCCGGCCCGTCCTGCTGCCATTTCCGCACCGCGCCCGCCGACATCCTGCCCGAGGAGTACAAGGACCCCGAGGCGCTGTTCGCGGACCTCGCGAAGACCTATGCCAAGGCGGTGAAGGCCTTCTACGAGGCGGGCTGCCGCTACCTGCAGATGGACGACATCTTCTTCGCCTACCTGTGCGACCCCAAGCACCGTGCCGACAAGGCCGCGCTGGGCCAGGACCCGGACTGGCTGATCGGCAAGTATGCCTGGATGATGCACGAGGCGATCAAGGACCGGCCGGCCGACATGAAGATCGGCATGCACATGTGCCGCGGCAACTTCAAGTCCACCCACGCCGCCGAGGGCGCCTACGACCTCGCGGCGGATGCGATCTTCAACCAGACCGGCGTGGACATCTACTTCATGGAATACGATGACGAGCGCTCCGGCGGGCTGGAGCCGCTGCGCCTGCTGCCCAAGGGCCCCAAGCGGGTGATGCCGGGCTTCATCACCACCAAGCGCGGCGCGCTGGAGACCGTGGACGCCCTGCGCCGCCGCTTCGACGAGGTGGCCAAGGTGGCCGATCTCGACCAGTTCGGCATCGCCCCGCAATGCGGCTTCTCCTCCACCGAGGAGGGCAACGCCATCACGCCGGACGACCAGCGCCGCAAGCTCGACCTCGTGGTCGAGACAGCAGAGAAGATCTGGGGCGGCGTCGCGGCCTGA
- a CDS encoding LysR family transcriptional regulator, which produces MKWDDLRSFLAVARAGRLAAAGKALGLDTATVSRQLSRLEGALGVRLFERGAQGHALTEAGRRLLPRAEAMEAEARSLAAQVAGVDQGMTGPVRIGAPDGVATWLLPAIALEISRAWPRLEVQLVAMPRSFDVARREADMVITLSPPTAGRLRVRRVADYSLHLYATREVAASAGGLTQVAALKTVRGIGYVSDLIYHPELDYVPLVGPDLTPRLTCTSLAVQLAWARMGAGVAILPDFMARGCPELMRVLPREVSFTRSYYLVSHEENRHVPRLEAVAERLVSGLREALAETTRADPLVWPAEGGVASGP; this is translated from the coding sequence ATGAAATGGGACGATCTGCGCAGCTTCCTCGCCGTGGCGCGCGCCGGCCGGCTGGCGGCCGCGGGCAAGGCGCTCGGGCTCGACACGGCCACCGTCAGCCGGCAGCTTTCGCGGCTGGAGGGGGCGCTGGGCGTGCGGCTGTTCGAGCGCGGCGCGCAGGGCCATGCCCTCACCGAGGCCGGGCGCCGCCTGCTGCCGCGTGCCGAGGCGATGGAGGCCGAGGCCCGCAGCCTCGCCGCGCAGGTGGCAGGCGTCGACCAGGGCATGACCGGGCCGGTGCGCATCGGCGCGCCGGACGGTGTCGCCACCTGGCTGCTGCCGGCCATCGCGCTGGAGATCAGCCGGGCCTGGCCCCGGCTGGAGGTGCAGCTCGTCGCCATGCCGCGCAGCTTCGACGTGGCCCGGCGCGAGGCCGACATGGTGATCACCCTCTCGCCGCCCACCGCCGGGCGGCTGCGCGTGCGCCGGGTGGCCGATTACAGCCTGCACCTCTACGCCACGCGCGAGGTGGCGGCCTCCGCCGGCGGGCTCACGCAGGTGGCGGCGCTGAAGACAGTGCGCGGCATCGGCTATGTGTCCGACCTCATCTACCACCCGGAGCTGGACTATGTGCCGCTGGTGGGCCCCGACCTCACGCCGCGCCTCACCTGCACCAGCCTCGCGGTGCAGCTGGCCTGGGCACGCATGGGGGCGGGGGTGGCGATCCTGCCGGATTTCATGGCCCGGGGCTGCCCGGAACTGATGCGCGTGCTGCCGCGCGAGGTGAGCTTCACCCGCTCCTACTACCTCGTGAGCCATGAGGAGAACCGCCACGTGCCGCGACTGGAGGCGGTGGCCGAGCGGCTGGTCTCCGGCCTGCGCGAGGCCCTGGCCGAGACCACCCGGGCCGATCCGCTCGTCTGGCCGGCGGAAGGCGGCGTGGCCTCCGGCCCGTGA
- the mmsB gene encoding 3-hydroxyisobutyrate dehydrogenase — translation MKIGFIGLGSMGAPMAANLAKAGHAVTGFDVTGVMPEGVSPAAGAAEAAAGRDAVITMLPNGAILRSVYGEIVPAAAPGTAMIDCSTVDVESARAVAAEAEAAGLLPLDAPVSGGTGGATAGTLTFMVGGSDEGFAKAAELFDIMGQKAVHCGAPGAGQSAKICNNMILGISMLGVCEAFSLADRLGLDRQAMFDVVSTSSGSCWSLNTYCPAPGVGPASPADNDYKPGFAAALMLKDLRLSQQAAEAADAPTPMGAAATALYEAFVAAGSGGKDFSAILPDLMARGRQG, via the coding sequence ATGAAGATCGGGTTCATCGGGCTGGGCAGCATGGGCGCGCCCATGGCCGCCAATCTCGCGAAGGCCGGGCACGCCGTGACCGGGTTCGACGTGACCGGCGTGATGCCGGAGGGGGTGAGCCCCGCCGCCGGTGCGGCGGAGGCCGCAGCGGGGCGCGACGCGGTCATCACCATGCTGCCCAACGGCGCCATCCTGCGCAGCGTCTACGGCGAGATCGTCCCCGCCGCCGCCCCCGGCACCGCGATGATCGACTGTTCCACGGTGGACGTGGAGAGCGCGCGCGCCGTGGCGGCGGAGGCGGAGGCCGCGGGCCTCCTGCCGCTCGACGCCCCCGTCTCCGGCGGCACCGGCGGGGCCACGGCCGGTACGCTCACCTTCATGGTGGGTGGCAGCGACGAAGGCTTCGCCAAGGCGGCGGAGCTGTTCGACATCATGGGCCAGAAGGCCGTGCATTGCGGCGCGCCCGGCGCCGGGCAATCGGCCAAGATCTGCAACAACATGATCCTCGGCATCTCGATGCTGGGCGTCTGCGAGGCCTTCTCGCTGGCCGACCGGCTGGGGCTGGACCGGCAGGCGATGTTCGACGTGGTCTCCACCTCCTCGGGCTCGTGCTGGTCGCTCAACACCTATTGCCCGGCGCCGGGCGTGGGCCCCGCCTCGCCGGCGGACAACGACTACAAGCCCGGCTTCGCCGCCGCCCTGATGCTCAAGGACCTGCGCCTGTCCCAGCAGGCCGCCGAGGCCGCCGACGCCCCCACCCCGATGGGCGCCGCCGCCACCGCGCTCTACGAGGCCTTCGTGGCGGCCGGCAGCGGCGGGAAGGATTTCTCCGCCATCCTGCCGGACCTCATGGCGCGCGGCCGGCAGGGCTGA
- the sigJ gene encoding RNA polymerase sigma factor SigJ: MPAPAARQLAAFEAARPRLIGVAYRMLGAMAEAEDAVQDAWLRWQAGDRSGVAVPEAWLVRATTRLCLDRLRAARARRETYPGPWLPEPVAAPPTEDPEEDISLALMLALERLSALERAAFLLHDVFGTPFEEVARTLGRDTAACRQLAARARRHVRAARPRFAVAEEEGLRIAHAFSEASRTGDATALGALLAGDVRFVSDGGGQRPAAPRPLEGAARVLRLLIGLARLSRDRTLPAPEFRFLNGLPGIVQVAADGEVQTTTLQVEEGRITGIYVMRNPGKLSRFRSAPQA; this comes from the coding sequence GTGCCCGCGCCCGCCGCCCGCCAGCTTGCCGCATTCGAGGCGGCGCGGCCCCGCCTGATCGGGGTCGCCTACCGCATGCTCGGCGCGATGGCCGAGGCGGAGGACGCCGTGCAGGACGCCTGGCTGCGCTGGCAGGCGGGCGACCGGTCCGGCGTGGCGGTGCCCGAGGCCTGGCTGGTGCGCGCCACCACGCGCCTGTGCCTGGACCGGCTGCGCGCCGCCCGGGCCCGGCGCGAGACCTACCCCGGTCCCTGGCTGCCGGAGCCGGTGGCCGCTCCGCCGACCGAGGACCCGGAGGAGGACATCTCCCTCGCCCTGATGCTGGCGCTGGAGCGGCTCAGCGCGCTGGAGCGCGCGGCCTTCCTGCTGCATGACGTCTTCGGCACGCCCTTCGAGGAGGTGGCCCGCACCCTGGGGCGCGACACCGCCGCCTGCCGCCAGCTTGCCGCGCGCGCCCGCCGCCATGTGCGCGCGGCGCGTCCGCGCTTCGCCGTGGCCGAGGAGGAGGGGCTGCGCATCGCCCACGCCTTCTCCGAGGCCTCGCGCACCGGCGACGCCACGGCGCTGGGCGCGCTGCTGGCCGGGGATGTGCGCTTCGTGAGCGACGGCGGCGGGCAGCGCCCGGCCGCGCCGCGCCCTCTGGAAGGGGCGGCCCGGGTGCTCCGGCTGCTGATCGGCCTTGCCCGGCTGTCGCGCGACAGGACGCTTCCGGCGCCGGAGTTCCGCTTCCTCAACGGCCTGCCGGGGATCGTGCAGGTCGCCGCCGATGGCGAGGTGCAGACCACCACGCTTCAGGTGGAGGAGGGAAGGATCACCGGCATCTACGTGATGCGCAACCCCGGCAAGCTGTCGCGCTTCCGCTCCGCGCCGCAGGCCTGA
- a CDS encoding AbrB family transcriptional regulator, which produces MIRIYGQGYAWQSLLACLLLGLGGALAALAVGTPLPWLFGPVVCVGAAAILGLKLGGDVLRFPGRIRQLFVPVIGLSIGGSFTPEVMAGITEWWPSLLALLVYIPAVHWACYLYCRRYGGLDVPTAWYGSMPGGFVEAITMGERDGANEGVLAAMQFLRLIICILFIPLGLSIIEGQQVGSASGVSLPGADLPLTLKDAAVLIGCGVAGYIIGTRSGMPAGQITGPIVLSAAAHLTGVLDGQPPVWTIRTTQLVIGITLGVRFAGMRHRDLLRALRLSATLVAGVLTLATLVALALGPLVGESVEAVVLSFAPGGLVEMSLVALSLNISAVYVTAHHVLRIVVAVIVGRAGYAIVRRREGAG; this is translated from the coding sequence ATGATCCGCATCTACGGCCAGGGCTACGCCTGGCAGAGCCTGCTGGCCTGCCTCCTGCTCGGCCTCGGCGGCGCGCTGGCGGCGCTGGCCGTCGGCACGCCGCTGCCCTGGCTGTTCGGGCCGGTGGTCTGCGTGGGCGCGGCCGCGATCCTGGGGCTGAAGCTGGGCGGCGACGTGCTGCGCTTCCCCGGGCGCATCCGGCAGCTCTTCGTGCCGGTGATCGGCCTGTCGATCGGCGGGTCGTTCACGCCGGAGGTGATGGCCGGCATCACCGAATGGTGGCCCAGCCTGCTGGCGCTGCTGGTCTACATCCCCGCGGTGCACTGGGCGTGCTACCTCTACTGCCGCCGCTACGGCGGGCTCGACGTGCCCACAGCCTGGTACGGCTCCATGCCCGGCGGCTTCGTGGAGGCCATCACCATGGGCGAGCGCGACGGCGCGAACGAGGGCGTGCTGGCGGCCATGCAGTTCCTGCGGCTGATCATCTGCATCCTGTTCATCCCGCTGGGCCTATCGATCATCGAGGGCCAGCAGGTGGGCAGCGCCTCGGGCGTGAGCCTGCCGGGCGCCGACCTGCCGCTCACCCTGAAGGACGCGGCCGTGCTGATCGGCTGCGGCGTGGCGGGGTACATCATCGGCACGCGCTCGGGCATGCCGGCGGGGCAGATCACCGGGCCGATCGTGCTCTCGGCCGCGGCGCATCTCACCGGCGTGCTGGACGGCCAGCCGCCGGTCTGGACCATCCGCACCACGCAGCTGGTGATCGGGATCACGCTGGGGGTGCGCTTCGCGGGGATGCGGCACCGCGACCTGCTGCGGGCGCTGCGCCTGTCGGCCACGCTGGTCGCCGGGGTGCTGACGCTCGCCACGCTGGTGGCGCTGGCGCTGGGGCCGCTGGTGGGCGAGAGCGTGGAGGCGGTGGTGCTCTCCTTCGCGCCGGGCGGGCTGGTGGAGATGTCGCTCGTCGCCCTGTCGCTGAACATCTCCGCGGTCTATGTCACGGCGCATCACGTGCTGCGCATCGTGGTGGCCGTCATCGTCGGGCGGGCCGGCTACGCCATCGTGCGCCGGCGCGAAGGCGCGGGCTGA
- a CDS encoding acyl-CoA dehydrogenase family protein, giving the protein MDFELSDEQAAIFDMARDFGAEKIAPFAGDWEAAGTIPREVLREAAALGMAGIYVDEEHGGSGLSRLDATLIFEGLSMACPSVAAFLSIHNMCAWMIDRYGDDDLRARLVPALCAMEKIASYCLTEPGSGSDAAALRTRAVSAGNGWELTGTKAFISGGGYSDLYVVMARSGEEGPKGISAYLLEDGAEGLSFGAPERKMGWQSQPTAQVQMDAVPALAMIGAEGAGFRYAMSGLDGGRLNISACALGAAQTALDKTLAYMGERQAFGKSIDQFQALQFRLADMETELQAARVFLRQAAWKLDTGAIDATKYCAMAKRFVTDTAFRVANDALQLHGGYGYLADYGIEKIVRDLRVHQILEGTNEIMRLITARALLAERQ; this is encoded by the coding sequence ATGGATTTCGAGCTCAGCGACGAGCAGGCCGCCATCTTCGACATGGCGCGCGACTTCGGGGCGGAGAAGATCGCCCCCTTCGCCGGCGACTGGGAAGCCGCCGGCACCATCCCCCGGGAGGTGCTGCGCGAGGCGGCCGCCCTCGGCATGGCCGGCATCTATGTCGACGAGGAACACGGCGGCTCCGGCCTCTCGCGGCTCGATGCCACGCTGATCTTCGAGGGGCTGTCCATGGCCTGCCCCTCGGTGGCGGCGTTCCTCTCCATCCACAACATGTGCGCCTGGATGATCGACCGCTACGGCGATGACGACCTGCGCGCCCGGCTGGTGCCCGCGCTCTGCGCGATGGAGAAGATCGCCTCCTACTGCCTCACCGAGCCCGGCTCCGGCTCGGACGCCGCCGCCCTGCGCACCCGCGCGGTGAGTGCCGGCAACGGCTGGGAGCTCACCGGCACCAAGGCCTTCATCTCCGGCGGCGGCTATTCCGACCTCTACGTGGTGATGGCCCGCTCCGGCGAGGAGGGGCCGAAGGGCATCTCCGCCTACCTGCTGGAGGACGGGGCCGAGGGCCTCTCCTTCGGTGCGCCGGAGCGCAAGATGGGCTGGCAGAGCCAGCCCACCGCCCAGGTGCAGATGGACGCGGTGCCGGCGCTGGCGATGATCGGGGCCGAGGGCGCGGGCTTCCGCTACGCCATGTCCGGGCTCGACGGCGGGCGGCTCAACATCTCCGCCTGCGCGCTCGGCGCGGCCCAGACCGCGCTGGACAAGACCCTCGCCTACATGGGCGAGCGCCAGGCCTTCGGGAAGAGCATCGACCAGTTCCAGGCGCTGCAGTTCCGCCTCGCGGACATGGAGACCGAGCTGCAGGCGGCGCGCGTCTTCCTGCGCCAGGCCGCCTGGAAGCTCGACACCGGGGCCATCGACGCCACCAAGTACTGCGCCATGGCCAAGCGCTTCGTCACCGACACCGCCTTCCGCGTGGCCAATGACGCGCTGCAGCTCCACGGCGGCTACGGCTACCTCGCCGACTACGGCATCGAGAAGATCGTGCGCGACCTGCGGGTGCACCAGATCCTCGAAGGCACCAACGAGATCATGCGCCTGATCACCGCGCGCGCCCTGCTGGCGGAGAGACAATGA
- a CDS encoding HAD family hydrolase gives MHQPRAVVFDIGNVLVNWDPDRVYSQLLPDVAERRAFFARSGVDEMNLDVDRGAPFREHIYAHAERHGGADAELIRAWHDRWPEMFQPAIEGSVTLLRLLRRKGVPVHALSNFGAESFDLACTLYPVLLEFDIPVISGREHAIKPDPRIYEILEERTGLSGADIFFTDDRSDNIAAARKRGWQIHRFRNPDALALQLVELGIIAPHELN, from the coding sequence ATGCATCAGCCCCGTGCCGTCGTGTTCGACATCGGCAATGTTCTCGTGAACTGGGACCCGGACCGGGTCTACTCCCAGCTCCTGCCGGATGTGGCCGAGCGCCGCGCCTTCTTCGCCCGCAGCGGCGTGGACGAGATGAATCTCGACGTCGACCGGGGCGCGCCGTTCCGCGAGCACATCTATGCCCATGCGGAGCGGCACGGTGGCGCGGATGCGGAGCTGATCCGCGCCTGGCACGACCGCTGGCCGGAGATGTTCCAGCCCGCCATCGAGGGATCGGTGACCCTCCTGCGCCTGCTGCGCCGCAAGGGTGTCCCCGTGCACGCCCTGTCCAATTTCGGCGCCGAGAGCTTCGATCTGGCCTGCACCCTCTATCCGGTGCTGCTGGAGTTCGACATTCCGGTGATCTCGGGGCGCGAACACGCCATCAAGCCCGATCCGCGGATCTACGAGATCCTGGAGGAGCGCACCGGCCTCTCCGGCGCCGACATCTTCTTCACCGATGACCGCTCCGACAACATCGCCGCCGCCCGCAAGCGCGGCTGGCAGATCCACCGGTTCCGCAACCCCGACGCCCTCGCCCTGCAGCTGGTCGAACTCGGGATCATCGCGCCGCACGAGCTGAACTGA